In Candidatus Palauibacter scopulicola, one genomic interval encodes:
- a CDS encoding twin-arginine translocase TatA/TatE family subunit, producing MFGLSPWELLLVFLAILLLFGAKRLPEIGSSLGRGIREFKGSIKEVEGDVRAEITGDTAPPSAASATQETAQARPANTES from the coding sequence ATGTTCGGTCTGAGCCCATGGGAGTTGTTGCTCGTATTCCTCGCTATCCTGCTCCTCTTCGGCGCCAAGCGGCTGCCCGAGATCGGGAGTTCGCTGGGCCGCGGGATCCGGGAGTTCAAGGGTTCGATCAAGGAGGTCGAGGGTGACGTGCGAGCCGAGATCACGGGGGATACCGCGCCTCCATCGGCCGCCTCCGCCACCCAGGAGACGGCGCAGGCCCGCCCCGCCAATACGGAAAGCTAG
- a CDS encoding DUF4321 domain-containing protein, producing the protein MNFGSRRHRSPIRLVLIIAGGFVLGGLLTELATVTLPPSAARQFFITTVAASLQPLAFDLKVLAFTLGPIVLRLNVLSVVGVVLVAWFARSLL; encoded by the coding sequence GTGAACTTCGGAAGCCGACGCCATCGTTCCCCGATACGCCTGGTCCTCATCATCGCGGGGGGATTCGTGCTCGGGGGGCTGCTCACCGAACTCGCGACGGTTACGTTGCCCCCGTCAGCGGCGCGTCAGTTCTTCATCACAACGGTCGCGGCTTCACTGCAGCCGCTTGCATTCGATCTCAAGGTGCTCGCGTTCACGCTGGGGCCGATCGTCCTGCGCCTGAATGTGTTGAGCGTCGTCGGGGTCGTGCTCGTCGCCTGGTTCGCCCGGTCGCTTCTCTGA
- a CDS encoding polyprenyl synthetase family protein yields the protein MLPTTAIDLEQVRLPVADRLLAVERELRGMVPSGFEALDEVGDYLFARSGKLLRPTLLLLADGVGGRPSPDAVKLGAIVELLHVATLVHDDAVDHSARRRGRPTVNHRWTHQVAIIAGDYLYSRAVIEVVALGSLEQVALLADTANRMTIGEMRQLVLHDGLDFTREDYERLCEHKTASLMSAACELGTLSGAPQYRDALRAYGHHLGMAFQIVDDLLDYSSSTRVMGKPRGQDLQEHKVTLPLIAALPKMEWGERRAVEGLFADPEPSPEAVQEIVDLVEAHGGVETAREEARSRADRARDQLRRLPTSPCLEALSLAVDYVVERVR from the coding sequence ATGCTCCCGACCACCGCCATCGATCTGGAACAAGTCCGCCTGCCCGTAGCGGACCGGCTCCTTGCCGTAGAGCGCGAGCTCCGCGGGATGGTTCCATCGGGATTCGAGGCGCTCGACGAGGTCGGCGACTACCTGTTCGCGCGGTCCGGAAAGCTACTCCGGCCCACGCTGCTCCTCCTTGCCGACGGCGTGGGAGGACGCCCCTCCCCGGATGCCGTGAAGCTGGGGGCCATCGTCGAACTGCTGCATGTCGCGACCCTCGTGCACGATGATGCGGTCGATCACTCCGCGAGACGGCGAGGCCGGCCCACCGTCAACCACCGCTGGACGCACCAGGTCGCGATCATCGCGGGAGACTACCTCTATTCGCGGGCGGTCATCGAGGTCGTCGCGCTCGGCAGCCTCGAACAGGTCGCCCTCCTCGCCGATACGGCGAACCGCATGACGATCGGTGAAATGCGGCAGCTCGTGCTCCACGATGGCCTCGACTTCACGCGCGAGGACTATGAGAGGCTGTGCGAACACAAAACGGCGTCCCTGATGTCCGCCGCGTGCGAACTCGGGACCCTGTCGGGAGCGCCGCAATACCGGGACGCCCTCCGCGCATACGGCCATCACCTGGGAATGGCGTTCCAGATCGTCGACGATCTGCTCGACTATTCATCGTCGACTCGCGTGATGGGCAAGCCGCGCGGGCAGGACCTGCAGGAACACAAGGTGACGTTGCCCCTGATCGCCGCCCTGCCCAAGATGGAGTGGGGAGAGCGGCGCGCAGTCGAAGGGCTGTTTGCGGACCCGGAGCCCTCTCCCGAAGCCGTGCAGGAGATCGTGGACCTCGTCGAAGCGCACGGAGGTGTGGAGACGGCCCGCGAGGAGGCGCGGTCGCGGGCGGACCGGGCACGGGATCAGCTCCGGCGCCTGCCGACGAGTCCGTGCCTCGAGGCGCTGAGCCTTGCGGTGGATTATGTCGTCGAGAGGGTACGGTAG